In the Trichoderma atroviride chromosome 4, complete sequence genome, CTCAGAGGCTCTAAAATTTGATTGCCTTGATTAGTATCTTCAGGATTCTCTTTTGATGCCGAGTTCAACGCACTTTTCCAGGATGGGAGCAATGGCCTTGCATGGCCCGCACCAGGTTGCAAAGCAGTCCACAATGACCTTGTCCTGCGCCTTGATGACTTGCTTGTACTCCTCGGCGCTTCATTTTATTCCATTAGCATGTGTTGCGTTTATACAGCTTCAACGATGTTTCCATAGGGACGCAACTAACGTCTTGACAAAGTGAATGGCTTGAGCAGCGCGGCTGGCGTGGAAGAGGCGCTGAGATGCGACGCCTTGGCGGGCGATTGAGAGGGCCGGGCGGAATGTGCGTGTTGAGAGCATGTTTTCGGTATTAATTCCACTAAAGAACTGGTTATAAtgagtgagagagagaagttgTTGGATATGCGATTTATAAGATGAAGTTGTGCTGTATTTGTTAGTGGCAATCTGGATGAGTAAAATATTCTGGGTCGCCATATGAGGTAAGCCGGCATCGCTGTATCGATAAAATGCACTGACGGCTTAAATTGACCTCATGACTAAGGCTCCTCGACTTGTATTCAACACCATGGCTATCAACATGTTTCAAAAGAGCTCTTCTCTGGTAATCCTGGCTCTTCAATTCAATCGTAATGTCTAATCTTGGTGATTCATTCAGGCCTGTTGGTTACACccatgcatacatgtatagtGGCGCAGTCAGCGTTCCTTCAGCCGCCGGCCTGTTTGGGAGGCCCTTCAAGGCTGCAACAGCGACAGGGGCATGAAGCTACATAAACACAATCTGTTACAGATGATGCAGGAGTTGACTTTTGCTTTTAGATATACAATGAATCATTTTTAGCAAGATTTGcaatttattatttactgCATACCACCTTCGAACAACTCAATTTAAACCTGTGAAACGCCATGGCCGCATCAAGAAAGCGCCGCTCTCCACCAACTTCATCTCAGCCAAACTATaccaaaagaacaaaaagaatcACTCAGTTTCATCATTATGAGCCTCTCGACCACCTCCAACAGCAAATCAGACTCCTGGAACTCCTGCCAGGAAAGCCCGGCAgccgcatctccatcaaacTGCACACCGTCTCCCTCAACGACAACCCCGAATATGAAGCCCTGAGCTACTGCTGGGGCCCTCCCAAGCCCTCATacgacatcttcatccacgtcaacaacaacaaagacAGCAATACAGACCAACTCGCCTCATTCCCCGTCGGCCGCAACCTCCGCAAAGCCCTCGACGACCTCCGCCTCCAATCCCGGCCCCGCCTCGTCTGGAACGACGCCATCTGCATCAACCAAAAGGACAACGTCGAAAAGGGCCACCAGATCCAGCTCATGCACCAAATCTACTCCcgcgccgccgtcgtctgcGCCTGGCTCGACCACAACGTCCGTCCCAAGACCTCCGTCTTTGACGACCTGGAGAGTCTCGGCAGGGGCGTCGAGCTGGACGACTTTGCCGATCCGGAGTACTGGTACCCCGTGGCGGACATCTTCCGGAACGAGTACTGGCGAAGGCTGTGGGTTCAGCAGGAGCTCATTCTGGCGGCCAAAGTGGATGTGTATTGTCGGAGCGACGTCTTCTCGggcgagcagctgctggagttTCAGCAAAAGGTCAATGTGGTCAAGTCGCAGCGCACGAGGCTGGGCGGGCCCGAGTTTGTGCTTTCGCGGTATATCGATGGGAATACCAGCGCTGATCCTACGCCCGAGATCTTTGGTAGTGGCGTCATCCAGGCGAGAATCAACATGCGTGAAGGACGggaagcccaagaagcctACTCATTATCgctgtcatcatcatcagcatcttctaCTTCACCACCATCTCCCTCTCAAGGCTTCAAAATCACCAGAGGCCTACTCgcctcctccctcctcaacctcttcctccaatCCTCCAGCGTCAGAATGACCGATCCCCGCGACCGCCTCTACGGCATCCTCGGCCTCGCCACAGACATTGCCCACGACTCCAATCTCGAAATCACCTACGAAGCCTCCCCCATCTGGGTCTACGCCCAAATCTTCCGCCACTTCATCCACCGCTACAAGAGCCTCAGCTTCCTCTGCTTCAACAAGAGCAATCCCAGAGGCAGTTACACTCCCCGCAAAGGATTTCCCAGCTGGATGCCCCACGCCGACGTCTGCTGGAGCTACGTCAACGCCAGCAGAGCATGCGGCGAAGTGCTCGCAACGCCTCACGTTGCCTCTATCGACCTAGAAACACAATGTCTTCACGCACAGGGCATCAAGGTCGACGCCATAAAGCACATTTGCTTAATCAACGGTGACGGCCGTGGCTGGACGCCCATCCCCGAATGGCTCGACCAGATAGAATCCTTCTGCCGCAAAACATGGCCTGACGCAGATGATTCAACCCCCCTGTACGAAAGAGACAACGTCACCTCCTTAATGTTCCCCTGCCTCAGCCCCAAACGCTACAAAAACATGTGGAAGCTCGACAAACCCGACCCCCAACGCCGCATCCACCTCATCCGCagcctcctcgccgccgcccaaaAAGCCGATCAAAAGGATCTGTCGACAGGGGACATAATCCGCGGCGGATACACGCCCACGGACATCATCCCGGCAGACGTGCGCGAAGAGTGCCACCCACTGCACGTAGAGAGCAATGCCGTGGTGCTATTTGGCACCGAGGGCTCGCGCGTGGGCAGCATGGCGCGGACGAGCGATATCCAGGCCGGGGATGAGATTTGGATCCTATTTGGGTGTCGGATGCCGATTATGATGAGGCcgaagagggaagagggcaAGGGGTTGAGATATCAGGTTATTGGGCCGGCGATTATTCCGGGACTTATGAAGGGGGAGGCGATTAAGGATGCTGAACATCATGGGAGTACGGTTATACTTGAATAGATGCTGTTGAAACGAGAAAACTCTGTAGATGATCTCAGTCAGTAGAAGCTGAACCCAAGTACACATGTATATATGGGTATATGTCTATAACAAATAAAATACATACTTACGGGTAACATTCGCGACACAGCAtagcaaaaagacaaagctCAGATATTACGGCACAATAATGCATCATCTCACTACAatcctcatccatctcgctcGTCACATGCTCAACAATATGACTTTAAACTATATACAAATCCCCCTTCATCGACCAAGAAATCTCCAGATTCCATAGGCTGCGAACTGGGGTAAAAAGAATTTGATGAAAAGAGCAAAATCATATCAAATCCCGCGCCACAATGAGGCCTCTATAAGTTAAaaactcttctctttttcttttcttttctcatgtcagttttcttttccctcttgctTCAGCAAACGATTCAAATCAAGACCAAATGACTCTACTTCAGCCTCATGCTTGAAGAATAAGCAAAGTAAATCACGCCTCCTCAAAATCCAccctttttcgtcttttaaAACCATCATCCATCCTCTTCGCCAGATACTGGgtataaatacttttttccCGGCACGATGCAACCTCGCCTCCCTGAAACACACAAGACAAGCTGCGAAAAGAGGTCAAACAGCAAAGACCTCTCTTCGACAGAGTGGGTATCAAATCTGGTATATGTGCCTGTAACAAAAATGAGAGTAAAAAGATTTTTTACTCTGGGGaatcaaaaaaagggaaaataaaaatcaaTCCAACGCCAGTCATGTTCGTCAAAAGGTTGTAATATACAACAAAGACGTTTGCCGAGAGAGAGCAAAAGTCCAAAGGAGCATAATCCGCCGCATCAAATTCCAGCGATTCAAAGTCAAAAGAGCCTCCCGATTTAGTCGTTAATTTTGCGTCATTTTTTTAGTTTGTTTTCCGCTTTTTGGTACTATATCTTGTAGATGAATGTGTTtttcggttttttttttcgtagATTTTTGTTGATTTTCCGTCATCAAATTGAAGAGTGTGATAAGGAAATAAATGAGTGACTCGGGTCAGTTTCGGGTAGCTAGAAACAAAGGAAATTCGTCAATAAAGCACCATCGCGACATGGACCACGAAGAATgctcttttatattttccttttccttgtttttttctcttcgggGGGCTCTTTCGGTTGTTGTAATCGTAGTATCAATCATGCGTCAAATTTATGCGCCGTTTGGGTTCTCTTGGCTCTTTCTCTTGTCATCGGTAGATGCCCGCGGCTGTATCTTCAGCAACTTTACGCTTGACGGACGGTTCACGCGCACACTTGAGGCCCGCTGCAAATCAGCCTTCTCAATGCTCGGGGCAATCTGAGAAATGGGAGAAATGGGAGGCTCTTGGTCTTCCTCGTCTCCCGAGTCGATATTGAGCAGACCTTCGCGACTGCGGACAGTATCCCGATTCTGGTTGCGTTGGACAAACTGCGCTTGGGCGCCAACAGCACCCCACCTGACTTCTCCTTCGCGCATTAgctcgtcctcatcgctgCTTGGACGGCCCTCGCCCGAAAGGCGAGTGTTGAAGTGCAGAGTGGTGGGGTCAGGGCTGAGGCGTGACATGTAGTCGTCTTCGGTGATTTCAAGGTCGTCGTGGGCGCTATTGGAGGGAGAATCCGCTCTGCGTTCGTGATCCTGTTGTCGAGATCGTGTCCTGTCGCGTACGGATGACATCCGCTTGCTCCGTTGGCTGCCAACTCTTCCTGAGAGCCAGGAGCCTTCTGAGTCGACAGACGCCAAAGACATTGATAGTTGCGGCTCGGCCGAGTGGCTGCCGTACATCTTGTCTCGCGACACATGCGCTTGAGGAATGTCTATTGAAATGGAACGATGGCCTGAAGTTGGTGTATCGTCTCGCAGAGTGGGAGGATTGGTGTTGGGCTCAGCGCTGGGAGACCTATACTCTGCCGCACTGGGCAGCGGGGCCTCTGCTTCGGGCGACTGAACGCGGGACTCGGGTGGTGATATTGGGAGTTCTGGAAGGTCTTCTCGGAAGCGAGATCGCATCCGTTTCGGTGGGACTGATGCCGGCTTGGATAGGTAGTTGCCAGTAAATGACGGAGCGGGGGAGTCGGCGGTGCTTCTAGCTTGCGCCTGTACTGCCCCCATTTCTTCGCGCGAAGTGTTTGCGAATGACGAGGGACCGCTGGGGCTGCGGCGACTCTTTCCCCATCTAAGCAAGGTAGAGAAGGAGATGCGGTTAGACCTGTTGCTGGACTCGGAATCCTTGCGCGTTgtgccatcatcttccatgGCAGAAGAtgtcttttccttgtcgTAATCAAAAGTCGACCCGGATGTCGATATCTTCGGTACAAAGTTGCCTTCACGCTTGATAGCAGGCGGAATGGCTGGAAGACGCTCCTGTGGTTTCTGAGAAGCCTGGGGTTGGTTCCCAGAAGCTGTGGACAACTCTGCATCACGCGGTGCTGTATCGATTCTGTGAAACGTCTGCAAAGGTTCTGGAGATTCCCTCGTTTTGCCCTTGTCGGGCGTCTGTGGATATTCCTCTACGTCAGACATTGGTTCTGGAGAAGTGCGCTGTTTGGAGGATGTCACTACAGTAGACGGGGGGATCTATGCCTAGACCGACCTCTCGTCCCATGACACCGCGATCTAGATTTTCTGGCGGCGGTGTTCCTGTTTGCCTGGcattttcctcctctctcttctgcttctcggccttgCGTGCTAGCCTCCTCTCGGCCTTGTCTCGCTCGCTTTGCCGGTTCCTCTCGCGCcgtcttttgtctctttccATGAGCTCACGCAGCTCGCTGGCGTCGAAATCATCAGCCAGGTCATCGATGCGTTTGTGCGCTCGGACGGtctcctcgtcaaaggcatcgagcctcttcttttgggACTCGGACCGTGTCGGCACAGAGGCGTGTGACGGAAGCAATCGTGCGCTGCCCTGATACTTCAGGGTCGGTCTCGGTGCCAGGGCATCGAGGGCGGTTACTCGATATGACGAGTAATTGGAGTCGGACGAGAGGCGGGAGGTGATTGAGATGGGCATCGGCGGCGATGCGTCAGAGGTAGGACTGTCCCATGGGGCTCTGGCGCCCAGAGTCTTTGCGCGCTTGTTGTCGTGCTTGACGCTGCGAGCCGTGGCCAATGTGTCGGTGGTTGCTCGCGCCGGCGTGAAGACGGTCATGGCCCTGATCTCGGCCTCTCTGGTGGGATCCTGCCTCTTCcgtttgctgctcttgcgcCTCGAGGGCTGGTTGCCGCTTCGTTTGTGGTGTAGAGTTGGGACTCGGGTCTCCAAGGAGCGGATTGGCGCAGGCACAGGGTCGTTGGGGGTGGCCCGATTGGCCCGGCCGACGTGGATGGCATCTGGGCCATCGGGCGAGAAGCTGTATCTCGGCGCAGCATCGCGGCTGGGCCTGGAGGCAGCCGGCCTGGCGGCATTGCTCGCTCCAGCGTCGCCGGCAGCGGAGAGGGCCGCGCCAGAGCCGCTAGAACGCTTGTCGTGGCCCCTGGTGCGAAAGGGCCACAGGGCCATTGTTGCTAGCTGCTTCACCTCGCGGGTGAGatgcccccccctttttgcTTTACTGGCGAGTCGTCTTAATCCCTAAGTGCAGATCCAGTGAGGCGTGAAGCAGCATGGTGGTCGTTTAAGTCTCCGCCGGCAGCCGCGCATGAAGCAGTAAGGGGTCTGGATGCGAAACACATGCCACGAGGCGCGTCGACCGAGGGCGTGGAGTTTATGCGGCGGCGCCCTGTGAAGAAGCGGACGGACCAGGGCTGTTGTGAATGTGAAATGCTAATGCGAATCCAAGTGGCATTCGACGATGGAGGAATTggaatgagatgagatgccggACCCGCCGCAGCTAGGCATgtaagagagaagaagcccgtcCCCCTCTATTGGCCAAATCAGGCACTGTTCAggcgaagatgaaaagaCAAAGTTTTTTTCCTGTTCGTTTGTTGGAAGGCGTCAGACTATTGTTTTGCacttggccagcatcttTGCACAAGAAGGAAATCAACTGGggtcaagagagagaaaaaggaaaaagacgtCAAGTGGTAgggttgaaaaaaaaagcagaaaagcAGGGAGCAG is a window encoding:
- a CDS encoding uncharacterized protein (EggNog:ENOG41), with translation MAASRKRRSPPTSSQPNYTKRTKRITQFHHYEPLDHLQQQIRLLELLPGKPGSRISIKLHTVSLNDNPEYEALSYCWGPPKPSYDIFIHVNNNKDSNTDQLASFPVGRNLRKALDDLRLQSRPRLVWNDAICINQKDNVEKGHQIQLMHQIYSRAAVVCAWLDHNVRPKTSVFDDLESLGRGVELDDFADPEYWYPVADIFRNEYWRRLWVQQELILAAKVDVYCRSDVFSGEQLLEFQQKVNVVKSQRTRLGGPEFVLSRYIDGNTSADPTPEIFGSGVIQARINMREGREAQEAYSLSLSSSSASSTSPPSPSQGFKITRGLLASSLLNLFLQSSSVRMTDPRDRLYGILGLATDIAHDSNLEITYEASPIWVYAQIFRHFIHRYKSLSFLCFNKSNPRGSYTPRKGFPSWMPHADVCWSYVNASRACGEVLATPHVASIDLETQCLHAQGIKVDAIKHICLINGDGRGWTPIPEWLDQIESFCRKTWPDADDSTPLYERDNVTSLMFPCLSPKRYKNMWKLDKPDPQRRIHLIRSLLAAAQKADQKDLSTGDIIRGGYTPTDIIPADVREECHPLHVESNAVVLFGTEGSRVGSMARTSDIQAGDEIWILFGCRMPIMMRPKREEGKGLRYQVIGPAIIPGLMKGEAIKDAEHHGSTVILE
- a CDS encoding uncharacterized protein (EggNog:ENOG41), yielding MALWPFRTRGHDKRSSGSGAALSAAGDAGASNAARPAASRPSRDAAPRYSFSPDGPDAIHVGRANRATPNDPVPAPIRSLETRVPTLHHKRSGNQPSRRKSSKRKRQDPTREAEIRAMTVFTPARATTDTLATARSVKHDNKRAKTLGARAPWDSPTSDASPPMPISITSRLSSDSNYSSYRVTALDALAPRPTLKYQGSARLLPSHASVPTRSESQKKRLDAFDEETVRAHKRIDDLADDFDASELRELMERDKRRRERNRQSERDKAERRLARKAEKQKREEENARQTGTPPPENLDRGVMGREVGLGIDPPVYCSDILQTAHFSRTNV
- a CDS encoding uncharacterized protein (EggNog:ENOG41), which encodes MEDDGTTRKDSESSNRSNRISFSTLLRWGKSRRSPSGPSSFANTSREEMGAVQAQARSTADSPAPSFTGNYLSKPASVPPKRMRSRFREDLPELPISPPESRVQSPEAEAPLPSAAEYRSPSAEPNTNPPTLRDDTPTSGHRSISIDIPQAHVSRDKMYGSHSAEPQLSMSLASVDSEGSWLSGRVGSQRSKRMSSVRDRTRSRQQDHERRADSPSNSAHDDLEITEDDYMSRLSPDPTTLHFNTRLSGEGRPSSDEDELMREGEVRWGAVGAQAQFVQRNQNRDTVRSREGLLNIDSGDEEDQEPPISPISQIAPSIEKADLQRASSVRVNRPSSVKLLKIQPRASTDDKRKSQENPNGA